Proteins found in one Bicyclus anynana chromosome 24, ilBicAnyn1.1, whole genome shotgun sequence genomic segment:
- the LOC128199465 gene encoding cecropin, translated as MDFSKIFFFVFACLLALTSVNAAPSPKWKIFKRIERVGQNIRDGLIKAGPAVQVVGQAATIYKG; from the exons ATGGActtttcaaagatttttttctttgtcttcGCCTGCCTTTTGGCTTTGACCTCGGTGAATGCTGCGCCCAGTCCCAAATGGAAGATTTTCAAAAGAATT GAAAGAGTAGGCCAAAACATTCGTGACGGACTTATCAAGGCCGGCCCAGCTGTTCAGGTCGTCGGCCAGGCCGCCACAATCTACAAAGGATAA